In Oncorhynchus mykiss isolate Arlee chromosome 19, USDA_OmykA_1.1, whole genome shotgun sequence, the sequence TTTTTATACTTTAAGGTCACATTGAGGAAATGAAAAGAGGAACATCTTGTTTTCAGCATTCTCAAGAGCATAAAAATGGTGTGTTCAATTATTTCAGGCATACTTACAGAGGGGTACTCAGACTTCACAGGAAGCTGAGTCACATAGTGATAGCTCTGTGCCTTTTGAATGGGGCACTCGATCCCAGACTTGCAGCCATCTTCAATGGGGATGGGGAATGGGATGGGAACGCCAGCAATCACACCGTGGACAATTGCTTTACTCGTCTGGCTCTCAACCGCTAAACAAAACAGGCACACGAGGGATTAACAAAAATGGCACATTTACTTTGAATGAACAAACATCTGTTGATGATGTACTTACCACTGTTGAATGTCACATTGACAGCATAGGCCTGTCCTTTATGGAGCTCACATGGTTGTTTAGGACAAGGTTGGATGTCAACAATCACCACTTTACCAACATCAGAGCCTGGAGAGAACATAAGACAGATTCCATTGTCACTCATTCTAGTAATGAAACCAGGCCAAAGATTCACACCTTGTAAAATCTGTAATTTTGGTACACTACCCTTGTAACTAATAGGTTATACATCATCACCTGACAAGATTATCAAACCAGTCAGTAAATTAAATAAGTTTTCATCAAAGTGCCAAGACCTCGAATCAAAACTTACCACAATCTGCAAATTTCACAGGTTCTGCGCAGGTGAGAGCAATAAGGGAGAACAGAACAATGATGGAAGCAGCATGAAAATCCATTACTGCAATCTGGCCCTGAAAGAAGTTAGAGAAAGATTCTTACAGCTGCCGTTTCAAAAACTTGAATGACTACAAGTTAGGAAAGCACAGAGACCAGAGCCATATATAGCCATACAGACCGTCTCAACAAGCAAATTCAGTGAGCAAAAGTATTCTAAGTTCATTCAATCATATGATTCGTGTGACTAGTACTAGATGTCTACTTAACTAGCGAACTCAGCCTGAGAGGgatatactacaaagcaggattaATGAGTTAACCAATTTACTTTgataaacaaccagaaataactatTCATTTTCTGGTCTATTAAGAAAGCAACGTTTAGATATGCGTTTTTGgttgttgagtcaattagagCGTTCTCATTATTATGCTAATCTtcctaaaaaaaataaagttatttcagaatatttGGCTAAATTAGTTGGTTTAAATCATTGATCTTGCTTTTTAGTGTTATTGTGACGTCTACAGTAACAAATAAACATGCACTAGCTAACTACCTTTCCATCTTCGTTTGGTGAATATACACCGATATAATATTTagtgaaaaatatatattaggCGAACAAAACTTTTAGATACAGACCTCTCTTCTATGCTTCAGGTGTAGGCTCACAGACACTCCTTACTTCCTTGTCACGAGAAAATGACGTGTATTTACGGTGGTGGAATATTCAATGTTCGCTGACTGGCATGGAAAGTAACGAATCAGATGTTTTATATATTGCAAGAGTAGGCGATTCTTATGACGTTATAAAACAGACGTTTTCCTAACCAATCGTTTTGCGTCTCTTGATCTGACACCGCAGTTTCCATTGGGGGCGGCTTTCGTAGAATGTTATGGAAGATGTTTTTCGTACTACGGCGAGGAGCAATGTTGAGTGCCACAAAGACAACGTCATGGACCCTTGCTAGGTATACAATGGGTATTGGAATATAAAGGAATTGCTTAAGAAGGCATATAAACAACTTAATTATATCGACAAGACCACTGTCTTCATATTGCAAAGAAGAACagcgtagctagctaacgttaactattaGCTTTACATTGGCTATCACTGTGGGGTCAAGCTTAACTTACGTCAGCTAGTTGAATATAATTTTGATTGCTGTTGAATTTTTTTTGTCATATCTAATCAGACAAATTTGTTGGACTTAGTCAACACTCTATGTATATTGCTTTAACGTTAATTACAATTGGTTATATTCAGCTGCCATGAATCGCTGAGCCTTTACATGACCCACTCCTTACACCCAAGTAGTAGTAGCCAGTAACGTTACCTGTCAGTGTAAAGTTAGGCCTTATGAATCAATATTGTAGGCATAGAGTTGCATTACTTTTTTTCTTTCAGGGCCTCATTTCCCCTTCTCACCCATGTGGGCCAACCACTATTGCTGAGATGTCCCCAAAGTTCTCAACCTCTCTACACAAGTCTCTCACGCTTGAGCAGCAAATCAGCCCAGGAGAAAACAGCAGAGTCCAGTCCAGTTGAAGAGAAAGTATACCTCAGTGCATCatgtgttaaggttagggtaattATTCACACAAAgtatatattgtactctataAACAGTAtaatgtaacttcttatttaaatCCATCCCCATATGTGTGGGCTATTAAGCTCTAGTGTCTTTCTGGATACTCCACATGTCAAATACTGACCTAATTAcccttttctctgtctgtcttcagaGGCTAAGAGAGATCATGGATAAGGGACAGTACCTGAGAATACAGGTGGAAGGGGGAGGCTGCTCTGGATTCCAGTACAAGTTTGTCATTGACAGTACCAGGAACGAGGAGGACAAGTAATTGTCATTGATTAATCTGTCGCTCTGTTGTCATTCAAGAGTCCACTCGTTACTGCTGCATGCCATTCATTCAGTTCATCAATAAGACAATTATTTGTAGTAACACAATCATTGTTATCTGACCATATCTGTTTATCTCTTTGTCCTCGATCCCTTCCAACACCCTTTTTTTATCCATTCTatactctttctccccctctctctctcagggtgttTGAGCAAGGAGGGGTAGGGGTCATTGTGGACCAAGACAGCCTGGAGTTTGTGAAAGGCTCTACACTGGACTATACTCAGGAGCTGATTCGCTCCTCCTTCCAGATGCTGAAAAACCCTCAGGCAGACCATGGCTGCTCATGCGGAACCTCCTTCTCAGTCAAGTTATGAGACTCTGGGTCTGAGACTTGCAGCTTtcaacccctccatccctcactaaGTCATAATGTAGGCATTTTATTTAAAATTCTATATTCAGAAACCGGGTGTTCACAGGTGAATAAGTTATTCCACAATTCACAGATGATCCTCATAACAACTCTGCAACTGACA encodes:
- the npc2 gene encoding NPC intracellular cholesterol transporter 2 precursor, which encodes MDFHAASIIVLFSLIALTCAEPVKFADCGSDVGKVVIVDIQPCPKQPCELHKGQAYAVNVTFNSAVESQTSKAIVHGVIAGVPIPFPIPIEDGCKSGIECPIQKAQSYHYVTQLPVKSEYPSIKLVVEWELRDDTGKDLFCIKFPVQIVS
- the isca2 gene encoding iron-sulfur cluster assembly 2 homolog, mitochondrial isoform X2; translation: MLWKMFFVLRRGAMLSATKTTSWTLARASFPLLTHVGQPLLLRCPQSSQPLYTSLSRLSSKSAQEKTAESSPVEEKVYLSASCVKRLREIMDKGQYLRIQVEGGGCSGFQYKFVIDSTRNEEDKVFEQGGVGVIVDQDSLEFVKGSTLDYTQELIRSSFQMLKNPQADHGCSCGTSFSVKL
- the isca2 gene encoding iron-sulfur cluster assembly 2 homolog, mitochondrial isoform X1; translation: MLWKMFFVLRRGAMLSATKTTSWTLARASFPLLTHVGQPLLLRCPQSSQPLYTSLSRLSSKSAQEKTAESSPVEEKVYLSASCVKVRRLREIMDKGQYLRIQVEGGGCSGFQYKFVIDSTRNEEDKVFEQGGVGVIVDQDSLEFVKGSTLDYTQELIRSSFQMLKNPQADHGCSCGTSFSVKL